From the Eptesicus fuscus isolate TK198812 chromosome 19, DD_ASM_mEF_20220401, whole genome shotgun sequence genome, the window GCAGTAGATCGAGTCCCATGGAGGGTTATGTCTATAATTCCACCAATTAGCACCATGACTGGGACAAcatagtttttttaattttttattaattttttgagagaaATATCATTTAGTAATTGACTTTAGTGATGTAACTGAAAAACACCCTTAAGCACTACACTCTGATAAGAAACCTGTGACTCTCAGCATGAGTTAGTAATGTTGGCATTTCTCTATCACTTTGTCCCCCTTGAGTTTCACAAACCAGAAATGGTATAACAAAGAGTAAGGAAAataccttcatttttaaaatttctaacttTTCTAATATAAAAGTTCTATGTCTAGAATAACTTTTGTGCAGGTGACAAACCATCTGCCTGGTGTAGTTTGCTGCTATATCCCTAAATCATATACCGAAGGAAGGAGGCGGCTCTGCTTTCCCAtcctggaggcccgatgcacaaaattcgagcaagagtaggccctcacagccccggcttcgtccggaaggtcgtccagtcaTTCCGTTGTTtggctgttcggtcaatttgcatattacgcttttattattacagatagcTCTGTGACCAGGATCttaatttagaatatatttttcgTTAAGTCATTAACATATACTAGCTTACTCTTGCTACTACCTAATCAGAGTGAGAAAAGATTCCCAAAGATTGTCATCTCCAAGAATTTTGCTACAACCACTTCCAGAAAAAGATTATAGTCCTTATATCAAGCACTATAAGTATCTTCACCCAGAAGTGTCTTTATACATTGTTTATCATCCTTATGCTAGTTGTTCTactgaatttaattatttaaactaaTCTCCCCACTTCAGTAGGACCAGAAACACTTGGTTTTGTTCCCATTGGGTTCATCTTACTTTACTTCCATGAGCATCATGtgactctaattttttaaaaacagacctTATATTGCATGCACGAACTTGATCCATTAAGAAAATCAAAACTAAAAGTATAAATGCCCATGTAAATAAAGCTTGTTTAAAGAGCTTTACTTTTACATATAACTTGTCTTAAAGcaggatattttttctctgaatttctgCCTTGAGGTAATGATTccctatatacactgagtggccagattattatgatctctgtatgcataataatctgaccactcagtgtatagcctatataataaaaggctaatatgcaaattgtcccctcaaccaggagttcgactagcaggcatgccggccaaccgcccatgtcccttccctctggccaggctggccggaccccacccatgcacaaatccatgcactgggcctctaaacacacacacacacacacacacacacacacacacacacacagagtggccagattattatgcgttcagagatcataataatctggccactcagtgtatatactattcTATCATAATTCTATAAAAATCAGGATATTATAAGTTAATCTTAACTTCATCCAATAGAGCAAGTATTATAACTctgccactttaaaaaaaaataaaaaccaaatgacaaaataaatgaaaaagcaatACATTGAATAAATCAGAAAGAAACATGCCCAGAAAAAATACTACAATCTGACATTTTCCCCATGTGCCTGTTTTAATAATTAGTACCTTCTACatatttttagtaattaaaaataaactcttcaTTCATTCTCGCCAGGCACAGTTACAGACTCTCTCGGTTCTCAAAGAGCTAAAAAAGGGAGAGACACTGGAAAATATAAATTCAACCTAATGTGATAAAATGCTATgatgaatatatataaagaggctACTGATCCAaagccaggggcggggcaggtTTGGTGCTGGGAAGAAGATGAATGGAAGATGCATGGGAATTAGTTGGGTAATGCACCTGCAGGGAGCTAGGAGAAGGTGCCAAGCAGTGTGGATACAAACAGGCTTAAGAGTAATCAATAATGCTTACACCACAAGAATGCAATATCCATTCAATTTTAATTgttaccttttattattttacaatatatttcaaaaaatgctGTTACAGTTGCCTTAACTGCTCTATAAGACCTGGAAACAAAAGAACACTTAGAATTAGAACACAGGAACACCAAGCTATAATAACCACTTGTATTGAACCATTGCTACCAAAGGGatgtagttttttaaataagCGGATGTGTggcaatgcaaaataaaacacaagctTGTTAAAACAGAACAGTAAACTTTGTTTTAATGGCTATTGAAAGGAGGTGGGTTGTTTTTCCCCAACACGTCTGGTTCTGGCAGCAAGTCATATTATGCATTTAAAGCAATGCATGCCCTGAAagcttatattttcatttgtgcgtGTCACCTGACGCAGAGCCCAGACATCTGAAAACTGTCTTTCTCAGCACCCTCAATACCCTCCCTCCAGAAGGTCACAATGTTCAAGATTCTTGTTGGTGAATCattttacaataatttttctCTAGTAACACtggatgcttttaattttctctaaAAGAGAAGCGATGAAAATGCAAGAAACCCTTCCAGGGTCCAATTTTCACTTCACATTCTCCACGCAATAAAATAGCAGCTCTACATGAAGATGAAGAAGAATTTCATTTTCTCCCTATTAGTTTTTAATCGTATTGGCATTAAAATTTATCTGGATTTAGTTAGATTTCCAAAAGGAAAATTTTAGTTgccaaatatttcagaaatgcaaTAAAGCATTGCATATATGTAATTAGCTCTTacctagaaaaaatatatatgtatacatatttatatttatttttcttaccttcACTGAAGTTTTTTCTGGCTGGACATGAGAAACAAAATCAAGTGGACCAATGCtggctttatttctttataagcattaattttgagtattttttttttcattcaacacgACTGCAAGTTCATAATAAATTCACAAAAGGCAATACAAGGAAATACCTACTGAATAGGCACCTACCAAGCAACTCACGTGTTAAGATTAGACTCTACCAAATGGCACTGCGGCATTATAGGCatccaatttttgttttctttttcaagttgtcagttctttactattttatttttctagcagGAAATAGTGTGTAATCACAAAATAAGGCCTAGAGACCATTGACAGTTGCTCCCAATATTATGGTGGATGTAACTCTCAAGAGCTGATATAAACCAAACAGAACAGCAGTCAAATTACATTTGGTCACATTCAGTCTCAATAGCACTTTGCTGATATACATATTTCCCTCTTCTTGAATGATTGTGTACTAATTGTATTAAAATGATAACAAGATTGCAAAGTTTTTGTAGAATTGTATTTTTAGGGGATTGCTACAttcaaatgaatacattttaattcACAAAATGTCATTAGTAATGACCTTTCTATAAACATGgttggcaaattttttaaaaggcacaaaAGGGGGGTAATGAGAAACATTTTCAGCTCTTATAGAGTACCATCTTTCATGAAGAAAAACAGAGGGAAATGTTTAGTAATTCATGCACAACTTGAGCTTAATAATTTCTCTTCAGATAGGTCCTGAGACCTGAGGAGAAAGTGAGTTTTCCTTACCAGGTGTTTCATGTAAAATAAGATGTAAAGCTGCACATATAATGTTTGGTTTAATTGTGGAcccatgtttttttaaaatgtgaggcaattaaacaaaggaaaacaaaaccaaaataccTTCATAAACAAAGCAACTCTCCTTGTAGCCTCTGTCCTTTTTACCACTTAGTGGGGCAAAATGTCCAATAAAATGTAAAACGCAGCATACGCAATCATGTAATCTAAAAATTTTCCATGATAACTTATTGCAAATTGCACTTGACAGTTCACCACGACAATGGAAAACTGGCCCCTTGTTCATTCACACAGTCCTTGCACCCCAAATTGAAGTCACCAGTAAAACGATCTGGATAGAAAGTTTGCAGCTGTGCTCAGCCAGCTAGCCCCACCCTCTGGGTGGGAGCCCACGCGGGACACTGCTTTATCCTGCTCCTTCGTGGGGCTCTCATCCTCGGGCAGGTAGTCGGGCAGTTCTGTGTTCTGTTCTACTTCCACAACCATATCCTGGAATGGGACCAGCATCTGACACAGAGAACATGTGAAGAGTTATTGCAAAGTCAACATAATTGATAGTTCTATGTCAGAAGTGAAAGATCAACTTTCTCCTCATTCTAATCACCACAGTATTTATTTTCAGGGGCTATAGTCCTTTGAAAATGTTCCTCTTACATAAAGGGAGAGCCATTTGCTGGACACTGTGTAAGCACAGAAAGGCAGAACTACACAGGAATAAATGTGTAACCTTTGTCTACTTCAAGATGACGGAGGTtaggaggaaaaggggaaggggaagaagtataaacttccagttacaaaataAGTCACTGGGAGATAATGTATAGCATAGGGAAGAGAGTCAATAATTtcataataactgtgtatggtaaCAGTTATTAGACTTATTGtgaggatcactttgtaaagtatataaatgttgaatcactgtgCTATACATCTaacactaatataatattgtctgtcaactataattttaaaaaatttaaaaataaatgaacaagacaaAAGCAGGTccgcagatgtggctcagtggttgagcatcgatctatgaaccagaagatcacggttctattctggtcagggcacatgctctggttgtgggcttgatccccagcaggaggtatgcaggaggcagccgatcaataattctctctcatcattgatgtttctatctctctctccctctcccttcttctctgaaatcaataaaaatgtattttaaaaaaagacaaaagcaagCAGCTGGCCCCTGCCagattttctcagtggttaggagcaatggcccacagactaaaggatctcaggttcaatttctggtcaagggttgcaggtttgatccctgccccggtcagggctcatgcaggagacaaccaattgttgtgtgtctctctcacatcgatgtttctctttctctctctcccccaccccccttcctctaaaaatcaatgaaaaatatccttaggtggggattaacaacaaaaaaatcaagccaTCTGGCTACTGTGTGGGCCTCTGGAGAGCCACTGAATGTCCTTTCTATGGCACTTCAAATGAGCTGAAGCCATATAGATTCATTTCCCTACCACACAGCTAGTGGAAAGAACAGCAAGAGGCAAAGCTTTTTACTATGTAAAAAGGGTGGGACTAGAGTTTTATTTTTGGGACTGGCAAAACTAATTAAGGTTAGAAAAGTATTTAAAGACCAATGCagtcctagctggtgtggctcagtggatagagtatcggcttgcggactgaaggatccgggttcgattcctgtcaggggcacatgcccgggttgcaggctcggtccccagtagggggcgtgcaggaggcagcgaatcagtgattctctctcatcaccgatgtttctctctctcgctcgctctcccttcctctctgaaatcaataaaaatatattttagccctggccggtttggctcggtggatggagcgtcagcctgcggactcaggggtcctaggttcgattccgatcaagggcatgtaccttggttgcgggcacatacccagtgggaagtgtgcaggaggcagctgatcgatgtttctctctcatcgatgtttctaactctctatccctctaccttcctctctgtaaaaaaatcaataaaatataataaaaataaaaaaataaatatatttttaaaaaataataaataaataaataaataaagaccaaTGCAAGGAAACCACATCTCctttatttctatataatatCGGCAAGACATCTGCACTGAAATAAAGAAGATTCTAAAATCCACAAAATATAAGATATAAAAACAGGCTGAAATCCACAAAAGATCTTGCTATACTTCTGAAAGAGTTAAGTGTTAACCAAGAAACACTGAGATAATCTGACCCAATCACATTGCTATATCCTTGGCAACTATTAGTTTAAAAACAATCTGCTAGCCATAAAGAACAATCGGGAGTCAGAGGTAGGTATAAAGAAAGCCTGTAAAACTTTTACCTCTTCTCCACTTTCACTTTTCACAACTTGCTGAGCCTTCATAACCTTGGTTGATGCTATCGCTGATGCCAAAGCCTAGGCCAAGATAAAAAAGGGACAAATTTGAACACTGATTTGTTTCCTAGAATCTTgagcatatttaaaaatcttgagaatatttaaaatactaaccTCTGCTTTCAAATCTGACCGGATTCGCACCACACATCTTTGAACAGCCATTTGAAAAGTAAAGCTAATAACacctttaatttttaacaaagcCTCTTCACATAGATTTCTCCGAGActgaaaaagtaaaagcaaattgTTATCAAAATTGGCAAAATACTAAAAGGGAATAATCAACTGAAACCACACTAAACTAGTCATTAGATTTTGAGTGGGGGAAGGGGTAGCACTATGGGGAACAAATGTCCCTATTTCAGTTCCACCATCTCCTATGTGAGGGCATGGGGAGAACGGTGCTTAAGtcaaatttattacattttataagaTCAACAGAATAGTATTCTCTGCTAGATTTTTTCAATCTCATTACTAATATTTAGTTTTGATAACTTTAACAAGAAGTCAACCAATGTCAATTTAAAtcttaaagcaaaaagaaaaagtgctGAGAAGTAGACATACCTTTCGCTCAAGGATGGGCAAACTCTAGTCCACcagttgtttttgtaaataaagttttagccctagccggtttgactcagtggatagagcattggcctgaggactgaaggggccccagttcgattctagtcaaaggcacatgcctgggttgcgggctcaatccccactgggggtatgcaggagacagctgatcaatccctgatgtttctatctctcctctccctctcccttcctctctgaaatcaataaaaatatattttaaaaaataaagttttactggaacacacCTGCACCTATGTGTTTCAGAATGTCTGAAGCTAGTTTCATTCTACAACATAGTTAGTACCTGGAGACTATAAGCCCTGAACAACCATAAATATTTACCATGTGGCCCTTTAAAGAAAAggtttgctgacctctgctgTAGCTTAAAAATCTCTAGGGATAAATTATATTAAAGTTAGAATTAGTGAGCACTCAGTGTctgactattttttaaagcacttggTATTTATAACCATCACTATATCCTTCATAAATGCCATTCTCAATAGGTACCCACTTCATTTTCCAGGGTTATCAATATCCTCCTTTCGGTTCTCATTTTGCTCTTACAGTACAATATAACATAACCTCTCAATGCTTCTTCAACTCCTAATAATACACTACCCTGGTCTTCCACTTATGCCACAGTTATTCCATCTCTGTGTCATCTTATCTCCAAGGTCCAGTGTCTAACACTAAGGGATTTTTACTTCACCCCTCAGTAGACTATTCTCATCATTTCCACATAGAAACACAGACATATTCcagtatgcttttatttttatttgtcttcagATATATCTACTTAAATATCAAGTAAGTGATTATCTCAAACACAAGATCCAAAGAGAAGATGAATTAAAAAGTAGTTTCTCCTCATCCCATCTTCCCCCCCAGCCCACACATCTAAATTTTCCTGTTTCTATGctgaaaacaggaaagaaaaacagtacTGAGACTAGGTTCTAATtccatacttcttttttttttttaaggtaggatTTCCaccactgtctttttttttttttatatatatatttttttactgggGTAGGAGCatgggctgggggatgggagcaggcagggagaggtcaatgaggggaaaaggaaacatatgtagaactttcaacaataaagaattttaaaaatatacatatacatatttattgatttcagagagaaggagagaaaaataaaacatcaatgatgagagagaatcattgatcagctgcctcctgcccgccccttaccaggcattgagcccacaacccaggcatgtgcccttgactggaatcgaacctgggccccttcagtctgcaggccaacactctatccactgagccaaaccggctagggctgaagtaCCAGTACCCAGGCATTGGTACTTCTGAGGGGACAGGAATCTGCAACTGACGCCAAGTCTCTGCATCACACCCTGAGAAGCACTGCCTTCAAATTACCcgattctcttctcttctatgAAATAAAATCAGCTTTCACATTTATTCCCACATCCTTCCAAACAACTCACATTCTTGCTATCTCCCTATTTAAACCAATTTTTCACTACTCCCGATTACATTTTAATACTCCCCAGGCAAGGATCTGGGATAGGGGGCATGGCAGTGCATAGACCCACAGGGGCTGATTGAGTACACTGCCTGTGGACTCTGCTCTGCTGCGTCCTGAGTTCTGTCATTCTCTTTAGAAGagactaacttttaaaaaatcatagaggcagaaagtagagTAGTGGTGGGCTGCAgggaaggaagaaacagaagttattgtttaatgggtacagaattcCAGTTTTACAAGATAAAAAATTGTACATACATAGATGTATGGTGGGGATGATggcacaacattatgaatgtatttaataccactgaaagctatacttaaaaatggtaaaagtggtaaattttatgctatatatattttacaataaaaaattgaaaagaattttgcccaggcagctcagttggttagagcacagtcccaacatgccaaggttgcaggttcaatccccggtcagggcacatacaagaatcagccagtgaatgcataaataagtggaacaacaaatcaatgtttctctctctctctctctctctctctctcaaatcaataaatttaaatatattttgaaaaaaaattttaaaacatttaatctaATAGGAATGTATTTGGAGGCTTATAACATATGCAGAAATAAAACATATGATAACAATAGCACAAAGGCAGAGATAAGGGAAATGAAAGTACAGTGCTATGTCTTACGTTATGCATAAAGTGATAAAGAGTAGCCCCCACTTATCCACAAATTTGCTTTCTGTTATTTCAGTTACCTGCTGTCAAGTGTggtacaaaaatattaaatggaaaaccacagaaataaacaatccataagttttaaattgcgcATCATTCTGGGTAATATGATGCAATTTCGTGCCacccctcctccacacacacaaataattcaTCCTTTGTCCAGCGTTTCCATGCTGTAAATACTACCTGCCTCTTACTTACTTAGCAGTCCTCCTGGTTATCAGATCAAATGTTGTGGTTATCACAGcacttgtgttcaagtaactcaATAATggcccaaagcacaagagtaatGAGGCTGGCAAAATATGCCAATGataagccataaagtgcttccttccTTTAATTGAAAAggcatgtatgtataggaaaaaacaaagCATATATAGAGTTTGGTACTATCGGTGCTTTCAGACATCACTGGGGTTCTTGGAACTTATACCCGCGATAAGGAAGAACTACTGCAATAGTAAGTGAAGCTACACTGTGAGAgttaaagatatataaaataaaccctagcggggaggtggggggataatggaggaataaggacacatatgtaataccttaatcaataaagaagaaaaataagtaaataaataataaaaaaataaaccctaaatcaacaaataagaaggaaggaaaaaaggaggcgATCTTGACAAATGTCCCccatgcacttgaaaagaatattaTCTTGCTATTGCGTGGGgtattctataaatatcaattaggtTAAGTTGGTTATTAGAGTTGAGTCTTCTATacccttactgattttctgtagAGTTGTTCTATTAACTGAGAGAGTGGTATTCAAACCTCTAACTCTCTgtagatttgtctatttctctttgcatttgtcaggttttgcttcatgtattttgaagttcTAGTATTAGGttataaatacttaaaattgTGATGTCCTCTGATTAACTAGCCTCTTGAGCACAAAATGCTCCCCTTTATCAGTATAAAATACTAACATTGGGACATACTCTTCAAGACTATTAGCAGGTGACACTGAGAAAACTATTTAGTTAACATGATTTCTTTCCCATCTTATGAACCACGTGTTTATAAAGATCTTACCGTATCATCAAGACCATCTATATGTAAAACCACTGTTTTAGCACGTTTGTTAGTAGTTCCCAAAAAAAATTGAGCTTTCCTTCGCCGTGAATTCATTTCATTGAAATTATCACCATCTGCCATATTGGAAGATTGAAGAATGTCATAGATTTCAGAGGCCAGCAGTTTTGTTTCTCCCGGAGTTGTAGTCcttgaaaagaaatatataaatttgtattGTCACTTCTATTGATTCTATCATTTTATTCCTCAAGTTTGCTAAGTCTTGCTTTCTTCATTCTGGTTTGTTcaatttaaaataccaatgaatCCTAGAATAATCAGTAATGTAGAAAAAGcatctagtctataataaagCCTTCGCATTTCATTTTAAACCCATGGTTCATTGAGATTCAAACTCATCATCACTACAATGATATAAAAGCACATTTAATTGAAATCATTAATTAAGTACCAAATCAACTAAAAAGATCAGGATATAACAAGTCCCTGGATTAACACTAACATTCAACTCCGAATGTGAAAGTAACCTGACCTTCaagaaaaatacaacataaaaatccgaaaggagaaaacaa encodes:
- the ARMC1 gene encoding armadillo repeat-containing protein 1, coding for MNSSSSTMNEEPDALSVVNQLRDLAADPLNRRAIVQDQGCLPGLILFMDHPNPPVVHSALLALRYLAECRANREKMKGELGMMLSLQNVIQKTTTPGETKLLASEIYDILQSSNMADGDNFNEMNSRRRKAQFFLGTTNKRAKTVVLHIDGLDDTSRRNLCEEALLKIKGVISFTFQMAVQRCVVRIRSDLKAEALASAIASTKVMKAQQVVKSESGEEMLVPFQDMVVEVEQNTELPDYLPEDESPTKEQDKAVSRVGSHPEGGASWLSTAANFLSRSFYW